The following are encoded in a window of Pseudomonas sp. St316 genomic DNA:
- the secA gene encoding preprotein translocase subunit SecA translates to MFAPLLKKLFGSKNEREVKRMLKTVQTVNAFEEQMVALSDDQLRAKTAEFKDRIAKGETLDQLLPEAFAVAREAGKRIMGMRHFDVQLIGGMTLHEGKIAEMRTGEGKTLVATLGVYLNALSGKGVHVVTVNDYLARRDANWMRPLYEFLGLTVGVVTPFQPPEEKRAAYAADITYGTNNEFGFDYLRDNMAFSMEEKFQRELNFAVIDEVDSILIDEARTPLIISGQAEDSSKLYIEINKLIPQLKLHVEEVEGEVTQAGHYTVDEKTRQVELNEAGHQFVEEMLTRIGLLAEGESLYSAHNLGLLTHVYAGLRAHKLFHRNVEYIVQDGQVVLVDEHTGRTMPGRRLSEGLHQAIEAKEGLNIQAESQTLASTTFQNYFRLYNKLSGMTGTADTEAFEFHQIYGLQVVVIPPNKPLARKDYNDLVFLTADEKYAAIINDIKEGMAQGRPILVGTATIETSEHMSSLLNKEGIEHKVLNAKFHEKEAEIIAQAGRPGALTIATNMAGRGTDILLGGNWEVEVASLESPTPEQIAQIKADWQKRHQQVLESGGLQVIASERHESRRIDNQLRGRAGRQGDAGSSRFYLSLEDSLMRIFASDRVKNFMKALGMQPGEAIEHRMVTNAIEKAQRKVEGRNFDIRKQLLEFDDVNNEQRKVIYHMRNSLLAADNIGETIADFRQDVLNATVSAHIPPQSLPEQWDVAGLEAALQSDFGVALPIQQWLDEDDHLYEETLREKLLAELIAAYNEKEDQAGAEALRSFEKQIVLRVLDDLWKDHLSTMDHLRHGIHLRGYAQKNPKQEYKRESYTLFSELLDSIKRDSIRVLSHVQVRREDPAEEEARLRQEAEALAARMQFEHAEAPGLEVVAEEGIDVDVALATAPVRNEQKLGRNELCYCGSGKKYKHCHGQIQ, encoded by the coding sequence ATGTTTGCGCCTTTGTTAAAGAAACTTTTTGGAAGCAAGAACGAGCGTGAAGTCAAACGCATGCTCAAGACGGTACAGACTGTCAATGCCTTCGAAGAGCAAATGGTGGCCCTTTCGGACGATCAGTTACGCGCCAAGACTGCCGAATTCAAGGACCGCATCGCCAAGGGGGAAACCCTTGATCAGCTCCTGCCTGAAGCCTTTGCGGTCGCCCGTGAAGCCGGCAAGCGGATCATGGGCATGCGTCACTTCGACGTTCAGTTGATCGGCGGCATGACCTTGCACGAAGGCAAGATCGCCGAAATGCGGACCGGTGAGGGCAAGACCCTCGTGGCGACCTTGGGCGTGTACCTCAACGCACTGTCCGGCAAGGGCGTGCACGTAGTGACGGTCAACGACTACCTGGCCCGCCGCGACGCCAACTGGATGCGCCCGCTCTACGAATTTCTCGGCCTGACTGTCGGCGTCGTCACGCCGTTCCAGCCGCCGGAAGAGAAGCGCGCCGCCTACGCCGCCGACATCACTTACGGTACCAACAACGAATTCGGGTTCGACTACCTGCGCGACAACATGGCGTTCAGCATGGAAGAAAAATTCCAGCGTGAACTCAACTTTGCCGTGATCGACGAAGTCGACTCCATCCTCATCGACGAAGCCCGTACCCCGCTGATCATTTCCGGTCAGGCCGAGGACAGCTCCAAGCTGTACATCGAGATCAACAAGCTGATCCCGCAGCTCAAGTTGCACGTTGAGGAAGTCGAAGGCGAAGTGACCCAGGCCGGGCACTACACCGTTGATGAGAAGACCCGTCAGGTCGAACTCAACGAAGCGGGTCACCAGTTCGTCGAGGAAATGCTTACCCGTATCGGTTTGCTGGCCGAGGGCGAGAGCCTGTACTCGGCTCACAACCTGGGCCTGCTGACCCACGTTTATGCTGGCCTGCGTGCGCACAAGCTGTTCCATCGCAACGTCGAGTACATCGTGCAGGACGGCCAGGTCGTACTGGTGGACGAACACACCGGCCGTACCATGCCGGGTCGGCGCCTGTCCGAAGGCCTGCACCAGGCCATCGAAGCGAAGGAAGGCCTGAACATCCAGGCCGAGAGCCAGACCCTGGCCTCGACCACCTTCCAGAACTACTTCCGCCTGTACAACAAGCTGTCCGGCATGACCGGTACCGCTGACACCGAAGCGTTCGAATTTCACCAGATCTACGGCCTGCAAGTGGTGGTGATTCCGCCGAACAAGCCGCTGGCCCGTAAAGACTACAACGACCTGGTGTTCCTGACTGCCGACGAGAAGTACGCGGCGATCATCAACGACATCAAGGAAGGCATGGCCCAAGGCCGTCCGATCCTGGTGGGTACCGCCACCATCGAGACCTCCGAGCACATGTCCTCCCTGCTCAACAAGGAAGGCATCGAGCACAAGGTCCTCAACGCCAAGTTCCACGAGAAGGAAGCCGAGATCATCGCCCAAGCCGGTCGCCCGGGTGCGCTGACCATCGCCACCAACATGGCTGGCCGTGGTACCGACATCCTCTTGGGCGGCAACTGGGAAGTGGAAGTCGCCAGCCTGGAAAGCCCGACCCCCGAGCAGATCGCGCAGATCAAGGCCGACTGGCAGAAACGTCACCAACAGGTGCTCGAATCCGGCGGTTTGCAGGTGATCGCTTCCGAGCGTCATGAGTCACGCCGTATCGACAACCAGCTGCGTGGCCGTGCCGGTCGCCAGGGCGACGCCGGTTCCAGCCGCTTCTACCTGTCCCTGGAAGACAGCCTGATGCGCATCTTCGCCTCTGACCGGGTGAAGAACTTCATGAAGGCCCTGGGCATGCAGCCAGGCGAGGCGATCGAGCACCGCATGGTGACCAACGCCATCGAGAAGGCCCAGCGCAAGGTCGAAGGCCGCAACTTCGATATTCGCAAGCAATTGCTCGAGTTCGACGACGTCAACAACGAACAGCGTAAAGTGATCTATCACATGCGTAACAGTTTGTTGGCCGCCGACAACATTGGCGAAACCATCGCCGATTTCCGCCAGGACGTGCTCAACGCCACCGTCAGCGCCCACATCCCGCCGCAGTCGCTGCCGGAACAGTGGGACGTCGCCGGCCTGGAAGCTGCCCTGCAGAGCGACTTCGGCGTGGCACTGCCGATCCAGCAGTGGCTCGACGAAGACGATCACCTGTATGAAGAAACCCTGCGCGAGAAACTGCTGGCCGAACTGATTGCGGCCTACAACGAGAAGGAAGACCAGGCAGGCGCCGAGGCGCTGCGTTCCTTCGAGAAGCAGATTGTGCTGCGGGTACTGGACGACTTGTGGAAAGACCACCTGTCGACCATGGACCACCTGCGTCACGGTATCCATTTGCGCGGTTACGCCCAGAAGAACCCGAAGCAGGAGTATAAGCGCGAGTCCTACACGCTGTTCTCCGAGTTGCTCGACTCGATCAAGCGCGACTCTATCCGTGTGCTGTCCCACGTTCAGGTTCGCCGCGAAGACCCGGCCGAAGAAGAAGCTCGCCTGCGCCAGGAAGCCGAAGCCCTGGCTGCGCGCATGCAATTCGAACACGCCGAAGCCCCGGGCCTGGAAGTGGTCGCCGAAGAGGGCATCGATGTGGACGTCGCCTTGGCGACCGCACCGGTGCGCAACGAGCAGAAGCTGGGCCGTAACGAACTGTGCTATTGCGGTTCGGGCAAGAAATACAAGCATTGTCACGGGCAGATCCAATAA
- the argJ gene encoding bifunctional glutamate N-acetyltransferase/amino-acid acetyltransferase ArgJ codes for MAVGLGPLPTLHPVAGFELGIASAGIKRPGRKDVVVMRCAEGSTVAGVFTLNAFCAAPVILAKQRVQGPVRYLLTNTGNANAGTGTPGLAAAERTCAKLAELTGVDASQVLPYSTGVIGEPLPVEKIEGALQAALDDLSENNWGAAATGIMTTDTLPKGASRQFEHDGVTITVTGISKGAGMIRPNMATMLGYIATDAKVSRQVLQDLMLDGANKSFNRITIDGDTSTNDCCMLIATGKANLPEITEASGPLFTALKQAVFEVCMEVAQAIVRDGEGATKFVTVQVNGGGNHQECLDVGYTVAHSPLIKTALFASDPNWGRILAAVGRAGVPELDVSKIDVFLGEVCIASQGARAATYTEAQGAAVMQQEEITIRIELGRGDCSETIWTTDLSHEYVKINAEYRT; via the coding sequence ATGGCTGTTGGTCTTGGTCCGTTGCCAACGTTGCACCCGGTTGCCGGTTTTGAACTCGGTATTGCCTCGGCGGGCATCAAGCGCCCCGGGCGCAAGGACGTCGTGGTCATGCGTTGCGCCGAAGGCTCGACGGTCGCAGGCGTGTTCACCCTCAATGCCTTTTGCGCCGCGCCGGTCATCCTGGCCAAGCAGCGCGTGCAGGGGCCGGTGCGTTACCTGCTGACCAACACCGGGAACGCCAACGCCGGTACCGGTACGCCAGGCCTGGCCGCTGCCGAACGCACCTGCGCCAAACTGGCGGAGCTGACCGGTGTCGATGCCAGCCAGGTGCTGCCGTATTCCACGGGCGTGATCGGCGAGCCGCTGCCGGTCGAGAAGATCGAAGGCGCGTTGCAAGCCGCTCTCGATGACCTGTCGGAAAACAACTGGGGCGCAGCCGCCACCGGCATCATGACCACCGACACCTTGCCCAAGGGGGCGAGTCGCCAGTTCGAGCACGATGGCGTGACCATCACCGTCACCGGTATCAGCAAAGGCGCCGGCATGATCCGCCCGAACATGGCGACCATGCTCGGCTACATCGCCACCGACGCCAAAGTCTCGCGTCAGGTGCTGCAAGACCTGATGCTTGACGGTGCCAACAAGTCGTTCAACCGCATCACCATCGACGGTGATACCTCCACCAACGACTGCTGCATGCTGATCGCCACCGGCAAGGCCAACCTGCCTGAAATCACCGAAGCCAGCGGCCCGTTGTTCACCGCCTTGAAGCAGGCGGTGTTTGAAGTGTGCATGGAAGTGGCCCAGGCCATCGTGCGTGACGGCGAAGGCGCGACCAAGTTCGTGACCGTGCAGGTCAACGGCGGCGGCAATCACCAGGAGTGCCTGGATGTCGGCTACACCGTGGCCCACTCGCCGCTGATCAAGACCGCGCTGTTCGCCTCCGACCCGAACTGGGGCCGGATCCTCGCCGCCGTTGGCCGTGCCGGCGTGCCTGAGCTGGACGTGAGCAAGATCGACGTGTTCCTCGGCGAAGTCTGCATCGCCAGCCAAGGCGCTCGCGCTGCGACCTACACCGAAGCCCAGGGCGCGGCGGTCATGCAACAGGAAGAAATCACCATCCGTATCGAGCTGGGACGTGGTGATTGCAGCGAAACCATCTGGACCACTGATCTGTCCCACGAGTACGTCAAGATCAACGCTGAGTACCGGACTTAA
- a CDS encoding glutathione S-transferase family protein: MSLHLIIGDKDLSSWSLRGALALALTGAKYTEELVRLDQPDTREKLLKYSATAKVPLLKTEFGVIADSLAIAEYLAEQFPDAGLWPQDVAARAQARSACAQMHSGFFALRSHMPFDLLHDAPLSPMPADVQVEIERMLALWAECRAAATQTGPYLFGRVSLVDAFFAPVAVRLRTYQVKLSEVDEAYVETLYQWPAFKAWQQAGLEDIAR, encoded by the coding sequence ATGAGCCTGCACCTGATCATCGGCGACAAAGATCTCTCTTCCTGGTCCTTGCGCGGCGCATTGGCCCTGGCGCTGACCGGCGCGAAGTACACCGAAGAGCTGGTCAGGCTTGACCAACCCGACACCCGCGAGAAGCTGCTCAAGTATTCGGCCACGGCCAAGGTCCCGTTGCTCAAGACCGAGTTCGGCGTGATCGCCGATTCCCTGGCGATTGCCGAGTACCTGGCCGAACAGTTCCCGGATGCCGGCCTCTGGCCCCAGGATGTGGCCGCCCGGGCCCAGGCGCGCTCGGCCTGTGCGCAAATGCACAGCGGCTTTTTCGCCCTCCGCAGCCACATGCCCTTTGACCTGCTGCACGATGCCCCGCTGTCGCCCATGCCGGCTGACGTCCAAGTGGAAATCGAGCGGATGCTGGCGCTGTGGGCCGAATGCCGTGCCGCGGCGACGCAAACCGGTCCCTACCTGTTTGGCCGCGTGAGCCTGGTCGATGCGTTTTTTGCCCCTGTTGCCGTGCGCTTGCGCACCTATCAGGTGAAACTGTCGGAGGTCGATGAGGCCTACGTCGAAACCCTTTATCAATGGCCAGCGTTCAAGGCGTGGCAACAGGCTGGCCTGGAGGACATTGCGCGGTGA
- a CDS encoding Nudix family hydrolase: MKRVHVAAAVIRDAAGKILIARRADTQHQGGLWEFPGGKVEADESVETALARELHEELGIVVNAARPLIKVRHDYPDKQVLLDVWEVSAFTGEPHGAEGQPLAWVAARDLTNYEFPAANQPIVAAARLPGEYLITPEGLETPALLRGMQKAIAGGIKLVQLRAPGGYDPKYRDLAVDAAGLCAGKAQLMLKGPFEWLGDFPSAGWHITAAQLRKHAAAGRPFGKDRWLAASCHNAEELSLAQQMDVDFVTLSPVQPTQTHPDAQPLGWAEAARLIEGFNRPVYVLGGVGPGERQQAWEAGAQGVAGIRAFWPEA; this comes from the coding sequence GTGAAACGAGTCCATGTGGCGGCGGCGGTCATTCGCGATGCCGCCGGTAAAATCCTGATTGCCCGACGGGCCGACACCCAGCACCAGGGCGGCCTGTGGGAGTTCCCCGGCGGCAAGGTCGAGGCCGATGAGTCCGTCGAAACGGCCCTGGCCCGCGAACTTCATGAAGAGCTGGGCATTGTCGTCAATGCCGCCCGACCGTTGATCAAGGTGCGTCACGACTACCCGGACAAACAGGTATTGCTGGATGTCTGGGAAGTCTCGGCCTTCACCGGCGAGCCTCACGGTGCCGAAGGGCAGCCATTGGCGTGGGTGGCGGCCCGCGACCTGACGAACTATGAGTTTCCGGCGGCCAATCAGCCGATCGTCGCGGCGGCCCGTTTGCCGGGTGAATACCTGATCACGCCTGAAGGCCTTGAGACCCCGGCCTTGCTGCGCGGCATGCAGAAGGCGATTGCCGGCGGGATCAAGTTGGTCCAACTGCGTGCCCCCGGTGGCTACGACCCGAAATACCGCGATCTGGCGGTGGATGCGGCGGGGCTGTGTGCCGGCAAGGCCCAATTGATGCTCAAGGGGCCGTTCGAATGGCTGGGGGATTTTCCCTCCGCCGGTTGGCATATCACCGCCGCGCAACTGCGCAAGCATGCCGCGGCCGGTCGACCGTTCGGCAAGGACCGCTGGCTGGCGGCCTCCTGCCATAACGCCGAGGAACTGTCCTTGGCGCAGCAGATGGACGTGGACTTCGTGACGCTCTCGCCGGTGCAACCGACCCAGACCCATCCTGACGCACAGCCGTTGGGGTGGGCAGAGGCGGCGCGGTTGATCGAGGGCTTCAACAGGCCGGTCTATGTGTTGGGCGGGGTAGGGCCTGGCGAGCGGCAACAAGCCTGGGAAGCCGGGGCGCAGGGCGTGGCGGGGATTCGGGCGTTCTGGCCTGAAGCTTGA
- a CDS encoding cob(I)yrinic acid a,c-diamide adenosyltransferase yields MGFRLSKIYTRTGDKGETGLGDGRRVAKDHPRVEAIGEVDTLNSQLGLLLAGLVAETPRYPMLKDVIDVLTPCQHRLFDLGGELAMPAYQALTPVEVERLEAAIDRWNEELGPLENFILPGGSTLIAQAHVCRSLARSAERRCQHLNAVEPLEGPGLAYINRLSDLLFVAARVIARRQGVAEVLWEAAAKPAG; encoded by the coding sequence ATGGGTTTTCGCCTGTCGAAGATTTACACCCGCACCGGCGACAAAGGTGAAACCGGGTTGGGCGATGGTCGCCGCGTGGCAAAGGACCACCCACGGGTCGAGGCCATCGGCGAAGTGGATACGCTGAACAGCCAGCTGGGTTTATTGCTGGCCGGGCTCGTCGCTGAAACACCACGATACCCGATGCTCAAGGACGTCATTGATGTACTGACACCGTGTCAGCATCGGTTGTTCGACCTCGGCGGAGAACTGGCCATGCCGGCCTATCAGGCACTGACCCCAGTGGAAGTCGAACGCCTGGAAGCGGCGATTGACCGGTGGAACGAGGAATTGGGGCCACTGGAAAACTTCATCCTGCCCGGCGGCTCGACGTTGATAGCCCAGGCCCACGTCTGCCGCAGCCTGGCCCGCAGCGCCGAGCGGCGTTGCCAGCATTTGAACGCCGTAGAACCGTTGGAAGGGCCGGGACTGGCCTATATCAATCGGTTGTCGGACCTGCTGTTCGTGGCGGCGCGGGTCATTGCCCGGCGGCAAGGGGTGGCGGAGGTGCTTTGGGAAGCGGCGGCCAAGCCTGCGGGTTGA
- a CDS encoding HAMP domain-containing sensor histidine kinase, whose protein sequence is MPLRQRLENLPVGQKLLAALLVLLTTVLLVANLTFISAAYYISQESMAPQALQTIGRLVANPSLISDALQSPQSAQRLLDELNSYAPLRAAALYDGQGERLAQLQQGDKLKLPDHYHKIQAWQANEFRSNQLITLPRPGTMPGHLLLVASSELPTAFYTGTLTASLGILIFSVLLWLIIAQQIKRLITQPIHQLEELSRQVTREENYALRAARGNHDEIGSLAEAFNTMLSRIEAREQQLKRARDDSQAAYDQAQGLAEETRHTNRKLELEVQVRSKIEKKLTGFQNYLNSIIDSMPSALIALDEQLYVTQWNQEASALSGTRLDEALNQPIFLAFEPLKPYLPQLKQTVEQHTVAKIERVTWTKDDEARHYALTFYPLMGGAGRGVVIRIDDITQRLSLEEMMVQSEKMLSVGGLAAGMAHEINNPLGAILHNVQNIRRRLSPELPKNLEQAELLGIPLEEVNRYLQGREIPQLLDGIQQAGARAAKIVTHMLSFSRRSTRQMAPCDLPALIDQAVEIAGNDFDLAIGFDFKGQAITRQFDPNLGPVPGTANELEQVLLNLLKNAAQAIHQRQDDSEPGRIVLRTRLNPPWAEIQVEDNGIGMSENVRKRTFEPFFTTKEIGQGTGLGLSVSYFIITNNHKGQMEVQSAPGQGTCFTLRLPLAGTSMVPQENRQLER, encoded by the coding sequence ATGCCATTGCGCCAGCGCCTTGAAAACCTGCCGGTCGGCCAGAAACTGCTGGCCGCCCTGTTGGTGTTGTTGACCACTGTCCTGCTGGTGGCCAACCTGACCTTTATCAGCGCCGCCTACTACATCTCCCAGGAAAGCATGGCACCCCAGGCCCTGCAGACCATTGGCCGGCTGGTGGCCAATCCGAGCCTGATCTCCGACGCCCTGCAATCGCCACAAAGTGCCCAGCGCTTGCTCGATGAACTCAACAGCTACGCACCGCTGCGGGCGGCGGCGCTGTATGACGGCCAGGGTGAGCGCCTGGCCCAACTGCAACAGGGCGACAAACTCAAGCTGCCGGACCATTACCACAAGATACAAGCCTGGCAGGCGAACGAATTTCGCAGCAACCAGCTCATTACCCTGCCCCGTCCCGGCACGATGCCGGGCCATTTGTTGCTGGTGGCCAGCAGCGAACTGCCCACCGCGTTCTACACCGGCACCCTGACCGCCAGCCTCGGCATCCTGATTTTCAGCGTGTTGCTGTGGCTGATCATTGCCCAGCAGATCAAGCGCCTGATCACCCAGCCGATTCATCAACTTGAAGAACTGTCACGCCAGGTCACCCGCGAAGAGAACTATGCCCTGCGTGCCGCGCGCGGCAACCACGATGAGATCGGCAGCCTGGCCGAAGCGTTCAACACCATGCTGTCGCGGATCGAAGCCCGGGAACAGCAACTCAAGCGCGCACGGGACGATTCCCAGGCTGCCTACGACCAGGCCCAAGGCCTGGCGGAAGAGACCCGCCATACCAATCGCAAGCTGGAGCTGGAAGTCCAGGTACGCAGCAAGATCGAGAAAAAGCTCACCGGTTTTCAGAATTACCTCAACAGCATCATCGACTCCATGCCCTCGGCGCTGATCGCCCTCGACGAGCAGCTCTACGTCACCCAATGGAACCAGGAAGCCAGTGCGCTCTCCGGCACACGGCTGGACGAGGCGCTGAACCAGCCGATTTTCCTCGCCTTCGAACCGCTCAAACCCTACCTGCCCCAGCTCAAGCAGACCGTCGAACAGCACACGGTGGCCAAGATCGAACGCGTCACCTGGACCAAGGACGACGAAGCCCGGCATTACGCCCTCACCTTCTATCCACTGATGGGCGGCGCCGGGCGTGGCGTGGTCATCCGGATCGATGACATCACCCAGCGCCTGTCGCTGGAAGAAATGATGGTGCAATCCGAGAAAATGCTCTCGGTCGGCGGCCTCGCGGCGGGCATGGCCCATGAAATCAATAACCCGCTGGGCGCGATCCTGCACAACGTGCAGAACATTCGCCGACGCCTGTCGCCCGAGCTGCCCAAGAACCTCGAACAGGCCGAGCTGCTGGGTATCCCGTTAGAGGAGGTCAATCGTTACCTCCAGGGCCGGGAGATCCCGCAGTTGCTCGACGGCATCCAGCAAGCCGGAGCCCGGGCGGCAAAGATCGTCACCCACATGCTCAGCTTCAGCCGTCGCAGCACCCGGCAAATGGCACCTTGCGACCTGCCCGCGTTGATCGACCAAGCCGTGGAAATCGCTGGCAACGACTTCGACCTCGCAATCGGTTTCGACTTCAAGGGCCAGGCGATCACCCGTCAGTTCGACCCGAACCTGGGCCCGGTGCCCGGCACGGCCAACGAGCTGGAACAGGTGCTGCTCAACCTGCTGAAAAACGCCGCCCAGGCGATCCATCAACGCCAGGACGACAGCGAACCGGGGCGCATCGTCCTGCGCACGCGGTTGAATCCGCCATGGGCGGAAATCCAGGTTGAGGACAATGGCATCGGCATGAGCGAGAACGTACGCAAACGCACCTTCGAGCCTTTCTTCACCACCAAGGAGATCGGCCAGGGCACGGGCCTGGGGCTGTCGGTCTCGTATTTCATCATCACCAACAACCACAAGGGCCAGATGGAAGTGCAGTCGGCGCCGGGTCAAGGCACCTGCTTCACCTTGCGCCTGCCTCTGGCTGGCACCTCGATGGTGCCGCAGGAAAACAGACAACTGGAGCGCTGA
- a CDS encoding putative 2-dehydropantoate 2-reductase, translating to MSTTWHVLGAGSLGTLWAARLARAGLPVRLVLRNEARLQAYRGAGGLTLVEQGQAQSYPIPGETADSPEPIRRLLLACKAYDAEAAVASVAHRLDGESELILLQNGLGSQDAVANCAPQARCISASSTEGAFRDGDWRVVFAGHGYTWLGDPAHPVAPFWLDDLAAAGIPHAWSADILTRLWRKLALNCAINPLTVLHHCKNGGLQEHRCEVATLCAELTDLLERCGQPAAAEDLQPEVERVIQATAANYSSMYQDVANRRRTEISYLLGYACKVAQRHELTVPHLEQLRQRLIVHLHNLGLPSD from the coding sequence ATGTCTACCACCTGGCATGTCCTGGGGGCCGGCAGTCTCGGCACGTTGTGGGCCGCGCGCCTGGCACGGGCCGGGTTGCCAGTGCGGCTGGTGCTGCGTAACGAAGCCCGCCTGCAGGCCTACCGAGGCGCAGGTGGCCTGACGCTGGTGGAACAGGGCCAGGCGCAGAGCTACCCGATACCTGGCGAAACGGCGGACAGCCCGGAACCGATCAGGCGCCTGCTATTGGCCTGCAAAGCCTACGACGCGGAAGCGGCCGTGGCCTCGGTGGCCCATCGCCTGGACGGCGAATCGGAACTGATCCTGTTGCAGAACGGCCTCGGCAGCCAGGACGCGGTGGCCAATTGTGCGCCCCAAGCCCGTTGCATCAGCGCCTCCAGCACCGAAGGCGCGTTCCGCGACGGTGACTGGCGCGTGGTATTCGCCGGCCACGGCTACACCTGGCTGGGCGATCCTGCTCACCCAGTGGCGCCGTTCTGGCTCGACGACCTGGCCGCCGCCGGCATTCCCCACGCATGGAGCGCCGACATCCTCACCCGGCTCTGGCGCAAGCTGGCACTCAACTGCGCAATCAACCCGCTGACCGTGCTGCACCACTGCAAGAACGGCGGCTTGCAGGAGCACCGCTGCGAAGTGGCGACCCTGTGCGCAGAGCTCACCGACTTGCTCGAACGCTGCGGCCAGCCCGCGGCGGCCGAAGACTTGCAGCCGGAAGTCGAACGGGTGATCCAGGCCACGGCCGCCAATTATTCCTCGATGTACCAGGATGTCGCCAATCGGCGCCGCACCGAAATCAGCTACTTGCTCGGTTATGCCTGCAAGGTCGCCCAACGCCATGAGCTGACCGTGCCGCACCTGGAACAACTGCGACAGCGACTGATTGTCCACTTGCACAACCTCGGATTGCCCAGCGACTGA
- a CDS encoding YajQ family cyclic di-GMP-binding protein — protein sequence MPSFDVVSELDKHEVTNAVENAVKELDRRYDLKGKGSFEFKEKDLTVNLTAEADFQLEAMIEILKLALVKRKIDVQCLEVKDAYASGKLMKQEAVLKEGIDKELAKKIVAHIKDAKLKVQAAIQGEQVRVTGKKRDDLQEAIAALRGKEFGMPLQFNNFRD from the coding sequence ATGCCGTCATTCGACGTGGTATCCGAACTGGACAAACACGAAGTCACCAACGCCGTTGAAAACGCCGTCAAGGAACTCGACCGTCGTTATGACCTCAAGGGCAAGGGCAGTTTCGAGTTCAAGGAAAAAGACCTGACCGTGAACCTGACCGCCGAGGCCGATTTCCAGCTTGAGGCGATGATCGAGATCCTCAAGCTGGCGCTGGTCAAGCGCAAGATCGACGTGCAGTGCCTTGAGGTCAAGGACGCCTATGCCTCGGGCAAGCTGATGAAGCAGGAAGCCGTGCTCAAGGAAGGCATCGACAAGGAGCTGGCGAAGAAAATCGTCGCTCATATCAAGGACGCCAAGCTCAAGGTGCAAGCCGCCATTCAGGGCGAGCAGGTGCGAGTCACCGGCAAAAAGCGTGACGACTTGCAGGAAGCCATTGCGGCACTGCGGGGCAAGGAATTCGGCATGCCGCTGCAATTCAACAACTTCCGCGACTGA